Within Nocardioides rotundus, the genomic segment CCGCGGAGCCGGCCCGGTTGAGCGCCCGGGTGTCGTACTCCAGGTCGGTGCCGGTCGCGGTCCACTCACGGCCGGCGGTGGTGAAGTCCTCGCCCTCGGTGGAGGTGAAGTCGCGGGTGACCTCGTCCCATCGCCACGGACCGGGTGCGTCGACCCGGGCGACGTTCTCCGGCAGGGGCAGCCAGGTCGACTCCAGCCGGTCGGCGGCCCGCAGCGTCCAGTCGTACTCGGTGCGGGAGACCGAGGGCCCGACCCCCGGCAGCGGCGGCAGCGCGCCCGTCCCGTCCTGGTCGGGCGGGATGCTGCGCTCCCCGGGACTCCACTCCTCCTCGGTGAAGCGGGTCAGGACGCTCATCCGCAGGTAGGTGGGGGACGGGTCGTCGGTGGTCAGGTAGACGAGGGGTACGTCGACCCCGCGCTCGAGGTCGCGCTTCATCCCCACCATCGGGTTGGAGACGGTGATGTCGCCCTCGCCGTCGCCCCGGCCGCCGAACCACGACAGCTCCAACCGGGGGGTCAGGGTGGGGAGCAGCAGGGCCAGCGCGATGGACGCTGCGCCCGCGGCCAGCATGGTGGTGCGGAACGGCCCGGACAGCAGGAGCCGGGAGGACGAGCCGGGTGTCCCGAGCCGGCGACCCCAGCGGGTGAGCTGGTCGCAGGCCTGCAGGTGCAGGAGCGCGAGGAAGCCGGCGGCCGCCAGGGCGAAGCTCCACCAGCTCACCGCGTCGTTCACCAGGACGCCGACGGGCACCATGTAGGCCGCGAGCAGCGCCAGGCCGGCGAGCGAGACCCGGCGCAGTCCCACGGCCAGCCAGTCCACCAGCAGCGCGATCCCCATGCCGGCCGGCAGCAGGACCGGGTCCAGCGGCGCGGCCGAGGCCGGCACCGGCGCCACGAAGGTGCGCGCCGCCTCCAGGGCCGCGGACACGCCGCGCGCCAGCTCGACGAAGGTGCCGCCGATCGGCAGCGGGCTGCCGGTGAGGGCATAGCTCGTCCAGCCGATCGCGAGGACCAGCTGGAGGAGGAAGGACAGCCAGGTGGGCAGCCCGGCGCGGCGCAGCAGGGCACCAAGCACGCCCACGCCCAGCATGCCGAGCAGCACCTGCATCACCCACGGGTCGGTGCCCTGGGTCAGCGGCAGCCAGGACAGGAGCACGGCGGTCGAGGTCAGGGCCGCGACCACGGTGAGGGGGAGCTCGATGTCGAGTCGGCGACGGATGGTCACGAGACCCTCCCGGCACCCTCGGAGGGGACGGCGCTCAGCCGCTCCCAGGCCCGGTCGAAGCGCTCGCCGGAGGCGAGCACGGTGGTGCGCCACCCCTGCTGGCCCAGCGCGGTGGCGGAGCTGGGGTCGCCGCTGCGCGCCGTCGCCCAGGTCGCGGTGTCGAGGGCGATCGCGATGCCGGCGCTGGAGCGGCCGCGCATCCGGGCGAGGATCGCCAGGTCGCGCTCGTCGAGGTGACCGAGGACGGCCACGACCAGGTCGCCGCCCCCGTGGTCGCCGAGCCACCCGGTGGCCATCCGCGGCTGGTCGGAGGGGTGGACCACGGCGAGCGCCTCGAGCAGCTCGGTCGCGTCGGCGGCCCGCCCGCGGGTGTGCCAGGCGACGGCCTCCTCGCCGCCGGCGGCGGTGACCAGGCGTACGGCGTACCCCCGCCCCTCGAGGTGGCTGATCACCGACGCGGCCACGTGGACCGCCGTCTCCAGCGACGACCCCAGGCCGCGGCCCCGGTGGGCCACCGCCCGCTCGTCGAGGAAGACCGTGGCCCGGCTCTGCCAGGGCTGCTCCTCGCGCCGCACCATCAGCTCGCCGACGCGCGCCGAGCTGCGCCAGTGCACCCGGCGCAGGTCGTCGCCGCGGCGGTACTCCCGCACGGTCACGTCCTCGGCGCTGCCGGTGGCGAAGGCCCGCGGCCGGTTGTCGCCGGAGCCGCTCCACGCCCCGGCGAGGGCGATCGGCGCGAGCGGGACGATCCGCGGGGTCACGGTGAGCTGGGTGACCGCGTGGAAGGCGTGCCCCAGCTCGACCATGCCGAAGGGGTCGCTGACCCGCACCGTCATCGGGCCGATCTGATAGCGGCCGCGCAGGTCCGAGCGCACCTGGTAGTCCAGCTCGCGGCGCCATCCGTGCCGGATCCCGTCGAGCAGGAACCGGGGCCGGGTGCCCAGCACGTAGGGGATCTGGTCCTCCAGCATGAGCATCCCCGAGGGGGTGCGGCCCTCGTTGGTGAGCGTCAGCCGCACCTGCGCCGGCTGCCCGGCGGGCACCACCTGTGGCGAGACGGAGCGGACCAGGGAGAGGCGGTACTTCGCCCGCCCGATGAGGTACGCCGACACGAAGGGCAGCACGAGCACGAGGACGCCGACCCGCCCGAGCGCGGGCTGGTCCATCAGCACCGCGCACACCACCGCGGCCACCCCGGCCGCCACGAAGGCGCGCCCCCGCAGCGTCAGCGCGGACAGTGACTCGCGCACGTGCGCCTCAGCCGTGGTGCGCGGCCGGGGCCGGGACGCCGGCGACGATGGACTCCAGGATCCGCTCCGCGTCGCGTCCGCCCATGGCGGCCTCCACTGAGGGCACCAGCCGGTGCGCGAGGACCGGACCGGTGAGGGCGGCGACGTCGTCGGGGATGACGTAGTCGCGGCCGTGCATCGCAGCCCGGGCCTTGGCGGCGCGGGCCAGGTGCAGGGAGGCGCGCGGCGAGGCGCCGAGGGTCAGCTCCAGGGAGTCGCGCGTGGCGCGCGCCAGCGCGACGACGTACTGCTGGACCGCGGGTGAGACGTAGACCTGGTTGACGATCTCGATCAGCTTGCGCACCTCGGCGGCGTCGGCCACCGGCTCCAGGTCGTCCAGCGGGTTGCGGGCGGTGTGCCCGTCGAGCATCGCCAGCTCGGCGCTCTCCACGGGGTAGCCGACCGAGACCCGGGCCATGAAGCGGTCGCGCTGCGCCTCGGGGAGGGCGTAGGTGCCCTCCATCTCGACCGGGTTCTGGGTCGCGATGACCATGAAGGGCGCCTCGAGCGGATAGGTCGTGGTGTCCACGGTGACCTGCCGCTCCTCCATGCACTCCAGGAGCGCGGACTGGGTCTTGGGGGAGGCGCGGTTGATCTCGTCGCCGACGACGATGTTGGCGAAGACCCCGCCGGGGCGGAACTCGAAGGTCCGGGTGTCCTGGTTGAAGATCGACACCCCGGTGACGTCCGAGGGCAGCAGGTCGGGCGTGAACTGGATGCGCCGGACCGTGGAGTCGATGCTGCGGGCCAGCGCCTTGCTGAGCATGGTCTTGCCGACGCCGGGGACGTCCTCGATCAGCAGGTGGCCCTCGGCCAGGAGCACGATGATCGCCGAGGAGACGACGTCGGGCTTGCCCTCGATGACGCGCTCCACGTTCTCCCGGATGCGTCCGGTGATCCGCTCCAGGGTCCCCAGGTCCGCCGCCTGCGCGTCGTGCGTCTCCACACCCCGTCCTCTCGCCGCCCTCGCTGTGGCCCCGGTCACCCAGGACGTCCGAAACGGTACCGCGCGGCCCTGAACCGGACCCCTGCCTGCCGATCACGGTTTGGTTGCGGGCCGGTCTCGGCGACGGGGGAGCGCGGTGGGGAATCGCCCGGATTGTGGTTGACGGTGGAGGGAAGTGGGGTAAAGTGGTGGGAAGTGGAGGACGAGGAGGTTCTCTGGTCCAGACGGTGGGAGGTGCCCGATGTTCACCGGCACCTACACCCCGAAGCTGGACGAGAAGGGCCGCCTCTTCCTCCCGGCGAAGTTCCGCGACGAGCTGGAGGAGGGGTTGATGGTCACGCGTGGGCAGGAGCGCTGCCTGGCGATCTACTCCCTGTCCACGTTCGAGGAGCAGGCCGAGCGCCTGCGCCAGGCCTCGTTCACCAACAAGGCCATCCGCGGCTACGCCCGGATGTTCGGCTCCGGGGCCTTCCAGGAGAAGCCGGACAAGCAGGGGCGGATCACCATCGCGCCGCTGCTGAGGGAGTACGCCGGCCTCACCAAGGACGTCGTGGTCATCGGCTCGGTCAACCAGATCGAGATCTGGGACCCGACGAAGTGGCAGGAGTACCTCACCGAGCAGGAGGAGGCCTTCTCCGACCTCAGCGAGGAGATCTTCCCCGGCATCTGAGCCGCAGCAGCTCCACCGAACTGAACAGCCGGACGTCCGACCAGGTCTCGTGCCCGCTCACGAGCGTCGGTCATCTGGGACACCTTCCCCGGTTCCAGAGGACCCTTCCCACCGCTCGGCGAGCGGGCAGGGACCTGACCGGACGTCCTCCACCACATCGCACCACCGCCCGCACCGACGAGCTTGGAAGACATGGGGTCGAGTCCATGAGCACCACACCCGTATCCGCCACCGGCACGATCCGGCCGGTCCGACGGGTCCGCCACCAGGCCCGCGAGTCCCTCGCGGTGATGGCCTTCTCCGCGGGCGCGTCCGGCCTCCTGGCCGGCGGGCTCCTCCTGCTCACCCTGCTGGCACGGTAGGCGGCCGGATCCATGGTCGACGCCCGCCACGTCCCGGTCCTGCTGGACCGGGTCGTCGCGCTTCTCGCGCCCGCCCTCGACGAGGAGGGTGCCGTCCTGGTCGACGCCACCCTCGGTCTGGGCGGGCACAGCGAGGCGGTGCTCGCCCGCTGCGAGCTGGCCCGCGTGGTCGGCATCGACCGGGACCCCGAGGCGCTGCGACGCGCGGGGGAGCGGCTGGCCGGCTTCGGCGACCGGTTCACCGCGGTGCACGCGGTGTACGACGAGATCCCGGCCGTGCTCGACGAGCTCGGCCTGGCGTCGGTCCGCGGCGTGCTCTTCGACCTCGGTGTCTCCTCCATGCAGCTCGACGTCCCCGAGCGCGGCTTCGCCTACGCCGTCGACGCGCCCTTGGACATGCGGATGGACGGCAGCACCGGCCCCACCGCCGCCGACGTGCTCAACGACTACTCCGTGGGCGACCTGACCCGGGTGCTCTCGACCTACGGCGAGGAGCGCTTCGCCCGGCGGATCGCCCAGGCGATCGTCCGCGAGCGGGAGCGTGAGCCGTTCAGCACCTCCGCGCGGCTGGTCGCCCTGCTCTACGACACCATCCCCGCGCCGGCCCGGCGCACCGGCGGCCACCCCGCCAAGCGCACCTTCCAGGCGCTGCGGATGGAGGTCAACGACGAGCTGGCCGTGCTGCGCCGCGCGCTGCCGGCGGCGATCGACGCCATCTCCGTCGGCGGACGGGTCGTCGTGGAGTCCTACCACTCCCTGGAGGACCGCCTGGTGAAGCAGGCCTTCGCCGAGGCGAGCAGCAGCGACGTACCCCCCGACCTGCCGGTGGTCCCCGAGGACCGCCAGCCCACCTGCCGGGTGATCACCCGCGGCGCCGAGCGCGCCGACGACGCGGAGATCGCCGCGAACCCCCGCGCCGCCTCGGTCCGGCTGCGCGCCCTCGAACGTGTCCGTCCCGTCCGCACCACCACAGGAGCCGCCCGATGAGCAGTCCCGCCGTCCAGGTCCGCCGAGCCCTCCGCCCCAGCGCCCCCGCGCTCGCCAAGGCGCGGCTGCGGGTGGTGCCGCTGCGTCGCGCCCGCGCCCCGCGGATGCCCTTCGTCGCGCTGGTCACGCTGCTGCTCGTCGGCGGTGTGGTGGGACTGCTGATGTTCAACACCTCGATGCAGCAGGCCTCGTTCGCGGCCACCGCCCTGGACGAGCAGGCGACCGCGCTCAACGAGCGGCAGCAGACCCTGGAGATGGAGCTGGAGCAGATGCGCGACCCGCAGCGGGTCGCGCGGGCCGCGCAGGACCTCGGCATGGTGGTGCCGGGCAACGCGGGATACATCCAGCCCGACGGCTCCATCCGCGGCAAGGCGACCCCGGCCGACGGCACCCTGCCGCTGCGGCTGGCCCCGCGTCCCGCCGTACGGCCCAAGGTGCTGGACCCGGCTCCGGTCGTGGCGGAGGGCTCCTCGCTGGACCGGGCGTCGGAGAAGTCGCAACGCGCTGACCGGGGCCCGGCGAGCCAGCGCGGGAACGACTGACCGAACGGGTAGAAACAAGACGTCCCACCGGCCTCGTCCGCACCGTCCGCCACCGCCCTCGACCCCGGAGCCACCGTGCCGAACCCGCGCCCGCGCCGCCCCCGCACCAGTCGCCGCCTCCGGCGCGGCTCGCCGTTGCTGAGGATGCGGATCGGGTTCCTGGTCATCGCCTTCGTGCTCTCGATCTTCGGCGCCCGGCTCTTCCAGCTGCAGGCCCTGGACTCGCGCGCGTACGCCGACATGGCGGCCGCCGAGGGTGCGGTCAAGCTCACGCTCCCGGCCCGCCGCGGGGAGATCCTGGACCGCAACGGCCTGCCGCTCGCGTCCTCCCAGGACGCCCTCATGGTGGTCGCGGACCCGTCCAAGACCAAGGCCAACGCCGCCGAGCTCGCGACCTTCCTGGCCAAGGAGCTCCAGCTGGACTACTTCGACCTCCTGAGCCGGCTGCAGCGCACCGACACCCGGTTCCAGTACATCGCCCGCCGGGTGCCCGCCACCATCGCGACCAAGGTCGTGAACCGCGCCGAGGACAAGGGCTGGCTCGGGCTCGACACCCGCTGGGACCCCGCCCGGACCTACCCCGCCAAGGACGTCGCGGCGAACATCGTGGGCTTCCTCGGCACCCCCGACCCCCGCTCCGGCACCCGCCCCCTGGCCGGGATGGAGCTGCAGTTCAACAAGCGGCTCTCCGGCAAGGACGGCTCGGAGCAGTACCAGGTCGGCGCCGGCAACCGGATCCCGCTGGGCGACTCGACCACGGTGGACCCGGTCGACGGCAAGGACCTGAGCCTGACCGTCGACCAGGACCTGCAGTGGTACGTCCAGCGGGTGCTGCGGCAGTCGGTGGAGGACACCCGCTCGCTCTCCGGGGCCGCGCTGGTGATGGACACCCGCACCGGCGAGCTGCTCGCGATGGCCGACTACCCGACGTACGACGCGACCAAGCCGCTGGAGTCCGACGAGGACGACCTCGGCTCCCGCGCCGTCTCCGAGTCCTACGAGCCCGGCTCGGTGGAGAAGGCGCTCACCTTCGCCTCGCTGCTGGACGCCGGCAAGGTCACCCCCGAGACCCGCTTCAAGGTGCCCGGCCGGCTCGACCGGCAGGACAGCCCGATCAAGGACTGGTTCGAGCACGGCATGATCCGGCTCACCGCCACCGGCGTCCTGGCGCAGTCCTCCAACATCGGCACGGTGCTGGCCGCGGACGCGCTG encodes:
- a CDS encoding transglutaminase family protein, giving the protein MTIRRRLDIELPLTVVAALTSTAVLLSWLPLTQGTDPWVMQVLLGMLGVGVLGALLRRAGLPTWLSFLLQLVLAIGWTSYALTGSPLPIGGTFVELARGVSAALEAARTFVAPVPASAAPLDPVLLPAGMGIALLVDWLAVGLRRVSLAGLALLAAYMVPVGVLVNDAVSWWSFALAAAGFLALLHLQACDQLTRWGRRLGTPGSSSRLLLSGPFRTTMLAAGAASIALALLLPTLTPRLELSWFGGRGDGEGDITVSNPMVGMKRDLERGVDVPLVYLTTDDPSPTYLRMSVLTRFTEEEWSPGERSIPPDQDGTGALPPLPGVGPSVSRTEYDWTLRAADRLESTWLPLPENVARVDAPGPWRWDEVTRDFTSTEGEDFTTAGREWTATGTDLEYDTRALNRAGSAVTQVPSEYLDLPDEFPAEVRDLTREVTAEGTTKFERAVILQRWFREDGGFEYTTAVPSGSGTGDLVSFLTQGPEGRRGYCEQFASSMAAMARALNIPSRVAVGFLEPTNVGPRQWVYSAHDMHAWPELYFEGSGWVRFEPTPARRGTGAPSYTRIPFDRPAPDASASASAEASSDTASPGAAPSQPPRGLDQGQGAAEPERSTAGVWVRRALLAGGALALLVLAGLAPRLLRRRRSAARAGAGDAESAWSELRDTAVDLRLPWPEGTTPRATTVLMSEHFGDGSGDEERPRHAAALAPHAVEALQRIARAVERSRYARPGTDPGPVSWNDVVTCRDAWFSGAPPRARRRAEWWPRSVFVREQQARPPSSRVSGGSGAVDRVG
- a CDS encoding DUF58 domain-containing protein, whose translation is MRESLSALTLRGRAFVAAGVAAVVCAVLMDQPALGRVGVLVLVLPFVSAYLIGRAKYRLSLVRSVSPQVVPAGQPAQVRLTLTNEGRTPSGMLMLEDQIPYVLGTRPRFLLDGIRHGWRRELDYQVRSDLRGRYQIGPMTVRVSDPFGMVELGHAFHAVTQLTVTPRIVPLAPIALAGAWSGSGDNRPRAFATGSAEDVTVREYRRGDDLRRVHWRSSARVGELMVRREEQPWQSRATVFLDERAVAHRGRGLGSSLETAVHVAASVISHLEGRGYAVRLVTAAGGEEAVAWHTRGRAADATELLEALAVVHPSDQPRMATGWLGDHGGGDLVVAVLGHLDERDLAILARMRGRSSAGIAIALDTATWATARSGDPSSATALGQQGWRTTVLASGERFDRAWERLSAVPSEGAGRVS
- a CDS encoding AAA family ATPase, translated to METHDAQAADLGTLERITGRIRENVERVIEGKPDVVSSAIIVLLAEGHLLIEDVPGVGKTMLSKALARSIDSTVRRIQFTPDLLPSDVTGVSIFNQDTRTFEFRPGGVFANIVVGDEINRASPKTQSALLECMEERQVTVDTTTYPLEAPFMVIATQNPVEMEGTYALPEAQRDRFMARVSVGYPVESAELAMLDGHTARNPLDDLEPVADAAEVRKLIEIVNQVYVSPAVQQYVVALARATRDSLELTLGASPRASLHLARAAKARAAMHGRDYVIPDDVAALTGPVLAHRLVPSVEAAMGGRDAERILESIVAGVPAPAAHHG
- the mraZ gene encoding division/cell wall cluster transcriptional repressor MraZ, producing MFTGTYTPKLDEKGRLFLPAKFRDELEEGLMVTRGQERCLAIYSLSTFEEQAERLRQASFTNKAIRGYARMFGSGAFQEKPDKQGRITIAPLLREYAGLTKDVVVIGSVNQIEIWDPTKWQEYLTEQEEAFSDLSEEIFPGI
- the rsmH gene encoding 16S rRNA (cytosine(1402)-N(4))-methyltransferase RsmH, whose product is MVDARHVPVLLDRVVALLAPALDEEGAVLVDATLGLGGHSEAVLARCELARVVGIDRDPEALRRAGERLAGFGDRFTAVHAVYDEIPAVLDELGLASVRGVLFDLGVSSMQLDVPERGFAYAVDAPLDMRMDGSTGPTAADVLNDYSVGDLTRVLSTYGEERFARRIAQAIVREREREPFSTSARLVALLYDTIPAPARRTGGHPAKRTFQALRMEVNDELAVLRRALPAAIDAISVGGRVVVESYHSLEDRLVKQAFAEASSSDVPPDLPVVPEDRQPTCRVITRGAERADDAEIAANPRAASVRLRALERVRPVRTTTGAAR
- a CDS encoding peptidoglycan D,D-transpeptidase FtsI family protein; the protein is MPNPRPRRPRTSRRLRRGSPLLRMRIGFLVIAFVLSIFGARLFQLQALDSRAYADMAAAEGAVKLTLPARRGEILDRNGLPLASSQDALMVVADPSKTKANAAELATFLAKELQLDYFDLLSRLQRTDTRFQYIARRVPATIATKVVNRAEDKGWLGLDTRWDPARTYPAKDVAANIVGFLGTPDPRSGTRPLAGMELQFNKRLSGKDGSEQYQVGAGNRIPLGDSTTVDPVDGKDLSLTVDQDLQWYVQRVLRQSVEDTRSLSGAALVMDTRTGELLAMADYPTYDATKPLESDEDDLGSRAVSESYEPGSVEKALTFASLLDAGKVTPETRFKVPGRLDRQDSPIKDWFEHGMIRLTATGVLAQSSNIGTVLAADALSGPQLNDYLRAFGLGEKSGLGVRGETAGIIPSGVEQTPQIKDRMAFGQSMSTSAVQMTAAINTIANGGKYVSPSLIKGSATTDSGRQVGTDTTTTRQVVSERAAEQTAQMMEKVIDPEDGVAPGAAVPGYRVAGKTGTSQRVGESGTYDGTYSMSFAGFAPADEPRFTVYVVLHAPEVEGGGGSLAGPIFSKVMGFALRRYGVEPTGTKPPDLPVEWTPRDR